A genomic window from Silene latifolia isolate original U9 population chromosome 11, ASM4854445v1, whole genome shotgun sequence includes:
- the LOC141612023 gene encoding M phase phosphoprotein 10-like: MAEGKILMEAINKLKSSEPPQFLSPNEDLSVASRKACEYLFAFPKPYSPKSPFDKLLTDGFDTEQIWQQIYIQSRPLIISLNRDINRFQQNPLQISSLFKDNEKIGLENGDFEDDGDVGFQEDGDDFEDEDEDGVESESGDESEEEEEVEDDGDGVPEVEDEFLKMKDLEKFLVEEEKKEYEGEDNLNKKKKKNKRGKDEDDDDEESETDDDLENGGLNELLMYGGGNDDDEDNAKEIRYEDFYLPNKKMSKRRVKQVDKSDDSEMEDEKNFMPKRRLEQVNESDQSDEPESDDGDEPQGDKNLSTHERERKKLQAKIKLMEEANLAAKDWTMKGEVTASKRPRDSALEVDLDFEHNLRPPPVITEEVTTSLEDIIKKRISEGRFDDVQRAPKLPSVAPKERKELDDNKSKKGLAEIYEEEYAQQTGLAAAPLSDNDELRKEASELFKKLCLKLDALSHFHFAPKPVMEDMTIPTNVPALAMEEIAPVAVSDAAMLAPEEVFAGKGDIKEDAELTKEDRKRKRAAKKRKFKAINAARTENQTADKTLQSNVGR; encoded by the exons ATGGCTGAAGGAAAAATATTGATGGAAGCCATTAACAAGCTGAAATCAAGTGAACCACCTCAGTTCTTATCTCCAAACGAAGACCTTTCTGTTGCTTCTCGCAAAGCCTGTGAATATCTATTTGCATTCCCTAAACCATACTCACCTAAATCACCATTTGATAAACTTCTTACTGATGGGTTTGATACTGAGCAAATTTGGCAGCAGATTTATATTCAATCTCGTCCTTTGATTATTTCACTTAACAGGGATATCAACCGTTTTCAGCAGAACCCACTTCAAATTTCCAGTCTTTTTAAGGACAATGAAAAGATTGGGTTAGAAAACGGGGATTTTGAGGATGATGGGGATGTGGGTTTTCAGGAAGATGGTGACGATTTTGAGGATGAGGATGAAGATGGTGTTGAAAGCGAAAGCGGAGACGAAAgcgaggaggaggaagaggtggAAGATGATGGTGATGGTGTGCCAGAGGTGGAAGATGAGTTCTTGAAGATGAAGGATTTGGAGAAGTTTTTAGTTGaagaggaaaagaaggagtatgAGGGTGAGGATAATTtgaacaagaagaagaagaagaataaaagggggaaggatgaggatgatgatgatgaagagagTGAGACTGATGATGATTTGGAAAATGGTGGTCTTAATGAG CTTCTCATGTATGGAGGAGGCAACGACGATGATGAAGACAACGCAAAAGAGATCAG GTATGAAGATTTCTATCTTCCGAATAAGAAGATGTCAAAAAGAAGAGTGAAACAAGTGGATAAATCAGATGACTCAGAGATGGAAGATGAGAAGAATTTTATGCCAAAAAGAAGACTAGAACAAGTTAATGAATCAGATCAATCTGATGAACCAGAATCAGATGACGGTGATGAACCTCAG GGCGATAAAAATCTTTCTACTCATGAGAGGGAGCGTAAGAAGCTTCAAGCCAAAATCAAACTGATGGAAGAAGCGAATTTAGCGGCCAAAGATTGGACCATGAAGGGTGAG GTTACAGCATCTAAAAGGCCACGAGATAGTGCTTTGGAAGTTGATCTAGACTTTGAGCATAATCTAAGGCCACCTCCAGTTATCACAGAGGAGGTTACAACATCTCTTGAGGATATTATTAAGAAAAGAATATCTGAG GGGCGTTTTGATGATGTACAAAGGGCTCCTAAATTGCCATCTGTAGCACCTAAAGAAAGGAAGGAGCTG GATGATAATAAGAGCAAGAAGGGTCTTGCTGAAATTTATGAG GAAGAATATGCTCAGCAGACTGGCCTTGCTGCTGCACCCTTATCGGATAACGATGAGTTGAGAAAAGAG GCAAGTGAACTCTTTAAAAAGCTGTGTTTGAAACTGGATGCACTTTCTCACTTCCATTTTGCTCCCAAGCCG GTTATGGAAGACATGACTATCCCGACAAATGTTCCAGCTTTAGCCATGGAAGAG ATAGCTCCAGTGGCGGTTTCGGACGCGGCTATGCTCGCTCCTGAGGAGGTCTTTGCTGGTAAAGGAGATATCAAAGAGGATGCTGAGTTAACGAAAGAGGACAGGAAGAGGAAAAGAGCCGCCAAGAAAAGAAAATTCAAAG CTATAAACGCGGCCAGAACAGAAAACCAAACAGCCGATAAAACACTGCAAAGTAATGTTGGAAG GTAA